Proteins from one Setaria italica strain Yugu1 chromosome V, Setaria_italica_v2.0, whole genome shotgun sequence genomic window:
- the LOC101768557 gene encoding type IV inositol polyphosphate 5-phosphatase 3, whose protein sequence is MVVVKQRRMSGEVFWPKIVLKKWLNLKSKDLDFGADEEEDDDDGSDIDDEENCGCDGDGPRRPADGGAQITDESLESAPYKLRRRNSETLRAQYINTKELRVCVGTWNAGGKAPPEDLDISEWLGTGGDAEPADIYVLGFQEVVPLNAGNVFGAEDGRPAQAWESVIRGALRRAQPSRPKYKCYSHPPSPSRFDPPPAAADELLPGTDTETDTDDDAPFGFPARPEQHVAATPRKLSRLNHFSVVDDDPAELNGDEPDELDQEPQQPGRMLLRSLSRADRVGLVWPEQPLDLLPARAMNAASSASFKASKSFRAYKSFRGSSRVADAAAADELPMIPDLDLDLDGALRKKKSRSPFVRIVSKQMVGIFLTVWVRRGLRKCVQNLKVSTVGVGAMGYIGNKGAVSVSMSIYQTMFCFVCCHLAAGEKPGDVHKRNADVQEIHRRTRFPAPGDQQLLRDIHDHDRIFWLGDLNYRLDVSYERAHELISTKSWSKLAETDQLKRELKKGRAFDGWTEGVLEFAPTYKYEVGSGRYTGDEHRGGRRTPAWCDRVLSYGNGLRLLGYRRSELALSDHRPVTATYAAEVEVFCSRKLQKALTLTDAEVEGGQVVPDLDF, encoded by the exons ATGGTGGTGGTGAAGCAGAGGAGGATGTCGGGAGAG GTGTTCTGGCCCAAGATTGTGCTGAAGAAATGGCTCAACCTCAAGAGCAAGGACTTGGACTtcggcgccgacgaggaggaggacgacgacgacggcagcgaCATTGACGACGAAG AGAACTGCGgctgcgacggcgacggcccacgccggccggccgacggcggcgctcAGATCACCG ATGAGAGCCTGGAGAGCGCGCCGTACAAGCTGAGGAGGAGGAACTCGGAGACGCTGCGCGCGCAGTACATCAACACCAAAGAGTTGAG GGTCTGCGTCGGCACCTGGAACGCTGGCGGCAAGGCCCCGCCGGAGGACCTCGACATCTCCGAGTGGCtcggcaccggcggcgacgccgagcCCGCCGACATCTACGTGCTCGG GTTCCAAGAAGTGGTGCCTCTGAACGCCGGCAACGTGTTCGGCGCGGAGGacgggcggccggcgcaggcgtgggAGTCCGTGATCCGGGGCGCGCTCAGGCGGGCCCAGCCGTCGAGGCCCAAGTACAAGTGCTACAGCCACCCGCCCTCGCCATCGCGGTtcgacccgccgccggccgccgccgacgagctcctccCCGGCACGGACACGGAGACCGacaccgacgacgacgcgccgtTCGGCTTCCCGGCGCGGCCGGAGCAGCACGTCGCGGCGACCCCAAGGAAGCTGAGCAGGCTCAACCACTTCAGCGTCGTGGATGATGACCCGGCGGAGCTCAACGGCGACGAGCCTGACGAGCTCGATCAGGAGCCGCAGCAGCCGGGGCGGATGCTCCTGAGGTCGCTGAGCAGGGCGGACAGGGTCGGGCTGGTCTGGCCGGAGCAGCCGCTGGACCTGCTGCCGGCGCGCGCCATGAACgccgcgtcgtcggcgtcgttCAAGGCGTCGAAATCCTTCAGGGCGTACAAGTCGTTCAGGGGGTCGTCTCGCgtcgccgacgcggcggcggcggacgagctgCCGATGATCCCGGACCTCGACCTTGACCTCGACGGCGCGCTGCGCAAGAAGAAGAGCCGGTCGCCGTTCGTGAGGATCGTGAGCAAGCAGATGGTGGGCATCTTCCTGACGGTGTGGGTGAGGAGGGGCCTCAGGAAGTGCGTCCAGAACCTCAAGGTCTCCACCGTCGGCGTCGGGGCCATGGGCTACATCGGCAACAAGGGAGCCGTGTCGGTGAGCATGTCCATCTACCAGACCATGTTCTGCTTTGTGTGctgccacctcgccgccggggaGAAGCCCGGCGACGTCCACAAACGGAACGCCGACGTGCAGGAGATCCACCGGCGGACGCGCTTCCCTGCCCCCGGTGACCAGCAGCTGCTCAGGGACATCCACGACCATGA TCGGATCTTCTGGCTGGGCGATCTGAACTACCGCCTCGACGTGTCGTACGAGAGAGCGCACGAGCTGATCTCGACGAAGAGTTGGTCTAAATTAGCCGAGACGGATCAG CTTAAGCGCGAGCTGAAGAAGGGGCGGGCGTTCGACGGGTGGACGGAGGGCGTCCTGGAGTTCGCGCCGACGTACAAGTACGAGGTCGGCTCCGGGAGGTACACCGGCGACGAGCacaggggcgggcggcggacgcCGGCGTGGTGCGACCGGGTGCTGTCGTACGGGAATGGGCTGCGGCTGCTGGGGTACCGGCGGTCGGAGCTGGCGCTGTCGGACCACCGGCCGGTGACGGCGACGtacgcggcggaggtggaggtgttCTGCAGCCGGAAGCTGCAGAAGGCGCTGACGCTCACGGACGCCGAGGTGGAGGGCGGCCAGGTCGTGCCGGACCTGGATTTTTGA